Proteins from one Homalodisca vitripennis isolate AUS2020 chromosome 3, UT_GWSS_2.1, whole genome shotgun sequence genomic window:
- the LOC124356893 gene encoding barrier-to-autointegration factor-like yields MSSTSQKHRNFVVEPMGDKAVTELAGVGEVLGKRLEHQGFDKAYVVLGQFLVLKKNKELFQDWMKDTCSANAKQSADCYQCLSDWCDEFL; encoded by the exons ATGTCGAGCACTTCACAGAAACATCGCAACTTCGTGGTGGAGCCAATGGGTGACAAGGCAGTCACTGAACTGGCTGGTGTTGGAGAAGTTTTGGGGAAAAGGCTTGAACATCAGGGATTCGACAAG GCATATGTTGTGCTTGGACAATTCCTGGTGTTGAAGAAGAATAAGGAGCTGTTCCAGGATTGGATGAAAGACACCTGCAGCGCCAACGCCAAGCAGTCAGCTGACTGTTATCAATGCCTCTCTGATTGGTGTGACGAATTCTTGTAG